In Parabacteroides sp. FAFU027, the following proteins share a genomic window:
- a CDS encoding beta-L-arabinofuranosidase domain-containing protein yields the protein MKKTNLFVLSCLLGLLSGVHAQTSYTSKITNPSFETGSGTGWTWSGTTGYAWIGPNTDGDATKDGSYINGLWNSSIGDAECAQTITGLPAGYYKVTALVTVSTNRLTNQRLFVTSGGTTKSMLYGPSTHTAYSAANLTKLGATETYSFGGYSESSAENGPFYKLSVVKQVTDGSLTLGIRVSGKSTTKGYDFSYTTKGDAGFFKFDNFTLTEVSNVATLDYISLNSGFLDVTFNPGTLTYTATFPDGVTSITPSVIPTVEGVTVTGTGAVDVSSGSGGSTITVTALDGTTQKTYTINYKKEVTDPSAQQAKLYTNEFPLSDVTLLDGPFKHARDLNIQTILKYDVNRLLAPYRKEAGLTAKGTSYANWIGLDGHIGGHYLTALAINYAAKGDTACKRLMDYVVSELKTCQDANGVNNASWGVGYAGGVPSSASVWSTFKTGDFTSFNAAWVPWYNLHKTYAGLRDAWLYGSNTTAKTVFLAFCDWAINITSALTDTQMETMLNIEHGGMNEIFADAYQMTGNAKYLTAAKRFSHKVILNSMAAKTDNLDDKHANTQVPKAVGFQRIAEVSKDATYTTAAQYFWQTVTSNRSLASGGNSRKEYFPAASACSDYVNVPEGPESCNTNNMLKLTEDLFRISPQAKYTDFYERALYNHILSTQHPDHGGFVYFTPARPRHYRVYSAPNQAMWCCVGTGMENHGKYGEFIYTHSQDSLYLNLFVASELNWKDKGVKVRQTTSFPEEEKTKLVITADAPKAFTLMVRSPKWVKAGALKIVVNIDTLSIISVPQSYIGINRTWSNGDSVRILLPVQNTIEQMPNVSSYVAIMHGPVLLGAKTGTEDLTGLVADDSRWGHIANGTLLPLDKAPVIVSDRTSIPTKLVPVAGKPLNFTAKALFVTKADSALVLEPFYKIHDSRYMMYWMALTKAQYQAVLDSVAAAQAAALQLEARTVDKVAPGEQQPEVDHKLQCTNSYTGSYQNEFWRDARSGGYISYSMLTQKKSDLSLMVRYWGNETGSRSFDILIDGVKLTTENIVGKWNLNQFVNVEYPIPNSMTTGKDTIIVKFQAINTSNIAGGLFYVRLLQPAGTSEVITPKASKNGWAAYALNGQIVVTGLPESSTISVYDYCGHLLTQATTNLTTLAIPCVHKGLKLIRVTSGGKSGTEKVVVK from the coding sequence ATGAAAAAAACGAATCTTTTCGTGCTGAGCTGTCTGCTCGGTCTCCTCTCCGGAGTACATGCCCAGACCAGCTACACCAGTAAGATTACCAACCCCAGTTTTGAAACGGGAAGCGGAACCGGATGGACATGGTCCGGAACAACCGGTTATGCCTGGATAGGTCCCAACACGGACGGTGATGCAACCAAAGACGGCTCATACATCAACGGCCTCTGGAACAGCAGTATCGGTGATGCCGAATGTGCTCAAACCATTACCGGACTTCCGGCAGGTTATTACAAAGTGACCGCACTGGTCACCGTCAGCACCAACCGCCTGACCAATCAGCGACTGTTCGTTACTTCGGGAGGAACTACAAAATCAATGCTTTACGGTCCGTCAACCCATACTGCCTATTCAGCGGCCAATCTGACAAAACTGGGTGCAACGGAAACCTATTCCTTCGGTGGCTATTCGGAGTCTTCGGCTGAAAACGGACCATTCTATAAACTATCGGTGGTCAAACAGGTTACAGATGGTTCCCTGACTCTCGGTATCCGCGTTAGTGGCAAGTCAACCACCAAAGGGTATGATTTCTCCTATACAACCAAAGGGGATGCCGGATTCTTTAAGTTCGACAATTTTACGCTGACTGAAGTTTCAAACGTGGCAACTCTGGATTATATCTCATTGAACAGTGGTTTCCTGGATGTGACATTTAATCCGGGTACGTTGACCTATACCGCAACTTTTCCCGATGGTGTTACTTCAATTACACCTTCGGTAATTCCGACCGTTGAAGGTGTGACTGTCACAGGAACAGGAGCCGTGGATGTTTCTTCCGGTAGCGGCGGCTCGACCATTACCGTTACGGCACTGGATGGAACAACTCAGAAGACCTATACCATCAACTACAAGAAAGAGGTCACCGACCCGAGCGCACAGCAAGCTAAGCTTTATACCAACGAGTTTCCGTTGAGCGATGTTACCTTGCTGGATGGTCCCTTTAAGCATGCCCGTGATCTCAATATCCAGACTATTCTGAAATACGATGTAAACCGCTTACTGGCCCCTTACCGTAAAGAGGCCGGCCTGACAGCAAAAGGAACCAGCTACGCCAACTGGATTGGTCTGGATGGACACATCGGAGGGCACTATCTGACTGCATTAGCTATCAACTATGCCGCAAAGGGAGATACAGCCTGCAAGCGATTGATGGATTATGTGGTGTCCGAGTTGAAAACCTGTCAGGATGCCAATGGCGTAAATAATGCCTCATGGGGTGTCGGTTACGCAGGTGGTGTTCCTTCCAGCGCATCCGTATGGTCAACATTTAAGACAGGTGATTTTACCAGCTTCAATGCAGCCTGGGTGCCCTGGTATAATTTGCATAAAACATACGCCGGCCTGCGTGATGCCTGGCTGTATGGCAGCAATACTACTGCAAAAACCGTATTCTTAGCATTCTGTGACTGGGCCATCAATATCACATCTGCCCTTACCGATACTCAAATGGAGACCATGCTGAATATAGAACACGGCGGTATGAATGAGATTTTTGCCGATGCTTACCAGATGACCGGCAATGCCAAATACCTCACTGCTGCGAAACGTTTTTCACACAAAGTGATATTGAACAGTATGGCGGCCAAAACAGACAATCTCGATGATAAACATGCAAATACACAAGTACCGAAAGCTGTCGGATTTCAGCGCATTGCCGAAGTGTCGAAAGATGCCACTTATACCACAGCGGCCCAGTATTTCTGGCAAACGGTAACCTCCAACCGTTCTCTGGCATCAGGTGGTAACAGCCGAAAAGAATATTTCCCGGCAGCCTCAGCCTGCAGCGATTATGTCAATGTGCCGGAAGGTCCGGAGTCATGTAACACCAATAACATGCTCAAACTGACCGAAGACCTTTTTCGCATCAGTCCGCAGGCAAAATATACCGACTTCTACGAGCGTGCCCTGTACAATCATATTCTTTCGACCCAGCATCCGGATCATGGCGGTTTTGTCTATTTTACACCGGCCCGTCCCCGTCATTACCGGGTTTATTCGGCACCTAACCAGGCCATGTGGTGTTGTGTGGGAACCGGAATGGAAAATCACGGGAAATACGGAGAGTTTATTTATACGCACAGCCAGGATTCGTTGTATCTGAACCTCTTCGTTGCATCGGAACTCAACTGGAAAGATAAAGGTGTGAAAGTTCGCCAGACCACCTCTTTTCCCGAAGAAGAAAAGACCAAACTGGTGATTACCGCGGATGCCCCGAAAGCATTTACCCTGATGGTTCGTTCTCCGAAATGGGTGAAAGCCGGAGCACTGAAGATTGTAGTCAATATCGATACGTTGTCTATAATCTCAGTTCCGCAAAGCTATATCGGAATTAACCGTACCTGGAGTAACGGGGATTCTGTCCGCATCCTGTTGCCGGTGCAGAATACCATCGAGCAGATGCCGAATGTTTCATCGTATGTGGCTATCATGCACGGCCCGGTATTATTGGGCGCCAAAACCGGCACTGAAGACCTGACCGGTCTGGTAGCTGATGACAGCCGCTGGGGACACATTGCCAATGGAACGCTTTTACCATTGGATAAGGCTCCGGTTATTGTTAGCGACCGGACTTCCATTCCGACGAAGCTTGTTCCGGTTGCCGGAAAACCGTTGAATTTTACCGCAAAAGCATTGTTTGTGACCAAAGCGGATTCGGCATTGGTACTTGAGCCATTTTACAAAATCCACGATTCCCGTTACATGATGTACTGGATGGCATTGACTAAAGCCCAATACCAGGCTGTACTGGATAGTGTGGCGGCAGCTCAGGCGGCAGCGCTTCAACTGGAAGCCCGTACCGTGGATAAAGTGGCTCCGGGAGAACAACAACCGGAAGTGGACCACAAGCTGCAATGTACCAACTCTTACACAGGCAGCTACCAGAATGAGTTTTGGCGGGATGCCCGTAGCGGTGGATACATCAGCTACAGCATGCTGACCCAAAAGAAATCGGATTTGTCTCTGATGGTACGCTATTGGGGGAATGAAACTGGAAGCCGCTCGTTCGATATCCTGATAGATGGGGTTAAACTTACGACCGAGAATATCGTGGGCAAATGGAACCTGAACCAGTTTGTCAATGTGGAATACCCGATTCCAAATTCCATGACTACCGGAAAGGATACCATTATCGTAAAATTCCAGGCCATCAATACCAGTAACATTGCCGGAGGTCTGTTCTATGTCAGGTTATTGCAACCGGCCGGGACCAGTGAAGTGATTACCCCCAAAGCCTCAAAGAATGGCTGGGCGGCTTATGCTCTGAATGGTCAGATTGTGGTTACCGGGCTGCCTGAATCATCGACCATATCTGTGTATGACTATTGTGGTCACCTGTTAACCCAGGCTACAACGAACCTGACGACGCTGGCTATTCCCTGTGTACATAAAGGATTGAAACTAATCCGCGTGACATCAGGTGGTAAGTCCGGAACGGAAAAAGTAGTTGTGAAGTAG
- a CDS encoding LamG-like jellyroll fold domain-containing protein gives MKKSIYSFFQKRVILAALLGTGLLTHFSLDAQDTTTGLILKYSFDNVTGTTVTDDSGNGKTGTLQGAAAVTTGYTGKGIVCTAKADYITAPANINSGLSSFTFSTWVKMTALKNATRFFDWGTGADGTNNFLAFIPSYNGDDQYMALRFRPASGTAVNIASTEKCPVGAWAHIAVTYSWNGSSGTGTIYLNGKAVGTASGITFNPSTFLGSTANNYFGYSRWSTDTNGFNGIFDDIRIYNRALTASDVSALTGLEELTTQYNQLSLGDISAVTANLTLPKTLGDKGVRVYWKSSCNKIIDTMGVVTRPNYFDYTATLTATLSNGITTMTKTFTPKILAADGTGFTKDLLVRYDFSNLSGVTVKDVAEKQFSGALRNNATVVTMGTAETGIYNVLKLGATSAYFDMGYEVGKMFSLLNDYTVSAYYRIDAANTSLANAGNMIWCFTNSANASSLQNGYLAASLYDQSLNVTPTYNVGTGNQSLSFRRQALKGNWHHIAYTQKGTLGTIYIDGISMGTDQITNLPVSTLVRESSSGTLYNWIGRSCYASDSYLSNALVYDFRLYKKALTALEIQQTELNVPANIANLEAAYKAFAGTAKTAETAISDPVIHAVPTYLEILQNDNSTQKVPLTSFSKMTATDAQTSIVLTSGALNFATDDIRKMVLSDGTASIPTVLAKAELSLYPNPATSYIVLHRPEAGQGTISIYSIAGQQVLTLEAGAQDVSIDVSTLPQGVYIVKSGIHVAKFSKK, from the coding sequence ATGAAGAAATCCATTTACTCCTTTTTTCAAAAGCGGGTCATACTGGCAGCCTTGTTGGGCACCGGTCTGTTGACGCACTTTTCACTGGATGCGCAGGATACCACTACCGGTCTTATCCTGAAGTATTCGTTTGACAATGTCACCGGGACAACGGTCACCGATGATTCCGGCAATGGCAAGACCGGTACGCTTCAGGGCGCTGCTGCCGTAACCACCGGATATACGGGGAAAGGCATTGTCTGTACCGCCAAAGCCGACTACATCACAGCTCCGGCAAACATCAATTCCGGTCTCTCTTCTTTTACTTTTTCGACCTGGGTAAAGATGACCGCTTTGAAGAATGCTACCCGCTTTTTCGATTGGGGGACAGGTGCAGACGGTACCAATAATTTCCTGGCATTTATCCCCAGTTATAATGGCGATGACCAGTATATGGCATTGCGGTTCCGTCCGGCATCCGGTACAGCTGTCAATATCGCTTCGACAGAAAAATGTCCCGTTGGTGCGTGGGCGCACATTGCCGTCACCTATAGCTGGAACGGCTCATCGGGAACCGGTACCATTTACCTGAATGGAAAAGCCGTCGGCACAGCTTCCGGTATCACTTTCAATCCTTCGACATTCCTGGGGAGTACCGCCAATAACTACTTCGGATATTCCCGTTGGTCAACCGATACCAACGGATTCAACGGGATCTTCGACGATATCCGCATTTATAACCGCGCGTTAACAGCCTCTGATGTTTCGGCGTTGACCGGACTGGAGGAACTGACTACTCAATACAACCAGCTTAGTCTCGGTGATATTTCCGCCGTGACCGCTAACCTGACTTTGCCCAAAACACTCGGAGATAAGGGTGTCAGGGTTTACTGGAAATCATCCTGCAATAAAATCATTGATACGATGGGCGTTGTCACCCGTCCTAACTATTTCGATTATACGGCTACCCTCACGGCCACCCTTTCCAATGGCATTACCACGATGACGAAAACCTTCACGCCTAAGATTCTAGCTGCTGACGGAACGGGCTTCACCAAAGACCTGCTGGTGCGTTACGACTTCTCCAACCTGAGCGGTGTGACTGTCAAAGATGTCGCTGAGAAACAATTCTCCGGAGCTTTGAGGAATAATGCGACCGTTGTAACGATGGGTACGGCGGAAACCGGTATCTATAATGTGCTGAAACTGGGTGCTACATCCGCCTACTTCGATATGGGTTATGAAGTGGGTAAGATGTTTAGCCTCCTCAACGACTATACCGTAAGCGCCTACTATCGCATTGATGCGGCGAATACCAGTCTGGCTAACGCGGGAAACATGATTTGGTGTTTTACAAACAGTGCCAATGCATCATCTTTACAAAACGGCTATCTGGCGGCTAGTCTGTACGACCAAAGTCTTAATGTTACTCCGACCTACAATGTAGGTACGGGCAATCAGTCCTTATCATTCCGGAGACAAGCGCTGAAGGGCAACTGGCACCACATCGCCTATACGCAGAAAGGAACCCTCGGCACCATTTACATTGACGGCATCTCTATGGGAACTGACCAAATCACTAATCTACCCGTTTCTACATTGGTCAGAGAGAGCTCTTCGGGGACCCTTTATAACTGGATTGGTCGTTCATGTTACGCCTCGGATTCTTATCTGTCAAATGCATTGGTCTATGATTTCAGGTTGTATAAAAAGGCATTGACTGCGCTGGAAATCCAGCAAACGGAATTGAATGTCCCGGCCAATATTGCCAATCTGGAGGCTGCCTATAAAGCCTTTGCCGGAACGGCCAAAACTGCTGAAACCGCTATTTCAGACCCTGTCATTCATGCTGTTCCCACTTATCTGGAGATTTTACAAAACGACAACTCTACCCAAAAAGTTCCGTTGACCAGTTTCAGCAAAATGACCGCTACGGATGCACAGACCAGCATCGTACTGACCTCCGGAGCATTAAACTTCGCAACGGACGACATCCGCAAAATGGTATTGAGTGACGGCACGGCCTCTATTCCTACCGTGCTTGCCAAAGCAGAGCTGTCACTTTATCCTAATCCTGCTACCAGTTACATAGTCCTTCACCGCCCGGAAGCAGGGCAGGGGACAATCAGTATCTATTCCATTGCCGGACAACAAGTGCTGACCCTGGAGGCCGGCGCACAGGATGTGTCCATCGATGTCAGCACTCTTCCGCAGGGAGTTTATATTGTAAAATCAGGAATTCACGTAGCTAAATTCTCGAAAAAATGA
- a CDS encoding DUF6055 domain-containing protein codes for MKKGVIFTIIALLVLTSLFATDKTLNFFKTNRQVLRFALSTIDSVKTNNSTNQILIHKKDGTKSTVSMTEIDSMNYTSGEYLLPTVQSLSIAYDYFLGKAVCIANISNDGSSNIMDRGICWSTKHNPTVLNAKTASGTGAGQYYGIMTGLITGITYYVRPYATNCLGTTYGEEKTVVYMPNYVYVSTAYTGSGVLDKTGTYFMGRSIESDHFILFWEPGFGNDPSTAATGYKTDVNLVLQRAEACYKMYTDSLKFVDKNSTRMNNYKMIILLKYTTDWVASGSGYDNTIGALNISPWAAPSRTGQTICHEIGHCFQYQVHCDIGDNNRGFMYVLGSGTGNVYWEMCANWQGYLVAPTETFSGDFFGGFTKNTFKSPFHEDTRYNNYFINFYWNYKHGNGDMVGRIWRESIKPEDPAQTYMRLNGLTLQQFNDENWDMGARWATWDIPALRTMGANYIGAISTTMKASTDAGFWKVDSAQCLQDHGINIIPLKISTKPATVKVTFQGLAGASGYRNVDNVSRAGWRYGFVALLSDGTRLYGQTGSDANGGTATLDIPATTSRLWLVVTSAPSTYKVHSWDDNAANDEQWPYQVKFENTSY; via the coding sequence ATGAAGAAAGGAGTAATATTCACCATAATTGCATTGCTGGTCCTGACCTCGCTGTTTGCGACCGACAAAACGTTGAACTTTTTCAAAACCAACCGACAGGTACTGCGTTTTGCCCTGTCCACCATTGATAGTGTAAAAACGAACAATAGCACCAACCAGATATTGATTCATAAAAAGGACGGAACCAAGAGTACCGTCAGTATGACCGAGATCGATAGCATGAACTACACTTCGGGCGAATACCTGCTGCCTACTGTCCAGTCTCTTTCTATCGCTTATGATTACTTTCTGGGAAAGGCGGTCTGCATTGCAAATATTTCCAACGATGGCAGCAGTAATATCATGGACAGGGGCATTTGCTGGTCCACGAAACACAACCCTACCGTTCTGAACGCTAAAACCGCCAGCGGTACGGGGGCCGGACAATATTATGGTATCATGACAGGGTTAATTACCGGCATTACCTATTATGTCCGTCCTTATGCCACCAATTGCCTGGGTACAACTTACGGAGAAGAAAAAACAGTTGTGTATATGCCAAACTATGTGTATGTCTCCACGGCCTATACCGGTAGCGGTGTGCTCGATAAGACCGGAACCTACTTTATGGGACGTAGCATTGAATCTGACCATTTTATCTTATTCTGGGAACCTGGTTTTGGCAATGATCCATCCACAGCCGCGACGGGATATAAGACTGATGTAAATCTTGTGCTGCAACGGGCAGAAGCCTGTTATAAAATGTACACCGACTCGCTGAAGTTTGTGGACAAGAACAGCACCAGGATGAATAACTATAAAATGATTATCCTACTGAAATACACCACAGACTGGGTGGCGAGTGGCAGCGGATATGACAATACGATTGGCGCCCTGAATATCAGCCCGTGGGCAGCTCCCTCGCGCACCGGACAGACGATTTGTCATGAAATCGGCCACTGTTTCCAGTATCAGGTGCATTGTGATATCGGTGACAATAATCGCGGATTTATGTATGTTTTGGGTAGCGGTACCGGAAATGTTTACTGGGAAATGTGTGCCAACTGGCAGGGATATCTGGTAGCGCCCACCGAGACCTTTTCCGGTGATTTCTTTGGCGGATTTACTAAGAATACATTCAAATCGCCTTTTCATGAGGATACCCGCTACAACAACTATTTCATCAACTTCTACTGGAACTACAAACACGGTAACGGCGACATGGTCGGACGCATCTGGCGTGAATCGATCAAACCGGAAGACCCTGCTCAAACCTATATGCGCCTGAACGGTCTTACCCTGCAACAGTTCAACGACGAGAACTGGGATATGGGCGCACGTTGGGCTACCTGGGATATCCCCGCTTTAAGAACGATGGGGGCAAACTACATCGGGGCAATTTCCACTACGATGAAGGCTTCAACGGATGCCGGATTCTGGAAGGTGGACAGTGCTCAGTGTCTTCAGGACCACGGTATCAATATTATCCCGCTGAAGATTTCAACAAAACCAGCTACTGTAAAAGTAACCTTCCAGGGGCTTGCGGGTGCGAGCGGATATAGAAATGTGGACAATGTATCGAGAGCCGGATGGCGTTACGGTTTCGTAGCCCTACTGAGCGACGGTACCCGTCTGTATGGCCAGACCGGCAGCGATGCCAACGGCGGAACGGCTACACTGGATATTCCGGCTACCACCTCCAGGCTCTGGTTGGTGGTAACCAGCGCACCATCCACCTATAAGGTTCACTCCTGGGATGATAATGCTGCAAACGATGAACAGTGGCCTTACCAGGTAAAATTCGAGAATACAAGTTATTAA